In Neorhizobium sp. NCHU2750, a single genomic region encodes these proteins:
- a CDS encoding helix-turn-helix domain-containing protein, which produces MPYMIDSDQYGQFGTMGQPDREKFLTPALCRASRGFLDWTQGDLADRSGVSRSTIRDYEGDRHEVHRSTEAQLRRAFEDGGLTFMSVDGAGTAIFPDDKPSSGS; this is translated from the coding sequence CTGCCATATATGATTGATTCTGACCAATATGGGCAATTTGGAACAATGGGTCAACCGGACCGGGAAAAGTTTCTGACACCTGCCCTCTGTCGGGCAAGTCGTGGTTTTCTCGATTGGACGCAAGGCGATCTGGCTGACCGCTCGGGCGTATCGCGTAGCACGATCCGTGACTATGAAGGCGACCGCCACGAGGTTCACCGTTCGACGGAGGCACAATTGCGCCGCGCCTTTGAGGATGGCGGCCTGACATTCATGTCGGTTGACGGCGCAGGCACCGCGATCTTCCCCGACGACAAGCCATCGTCTGGAAGTTAG